ACTATACTCACAATTTCTACCATTTGGATGAGATAAAACTCCGCTTGGTTTATCAAATACACCAAATTCATCACATTCAAATATAGGTTTTAATCCTTTTGGCTCACACTCATAATCTATAAAATAAGCTTCCCCAAAAACCGGATCATTTTTACCACAAATAGCGTCATTTACGAGCAATCTGCCTTTGTCGCAAAGCTTTTGAGCTTCTTTCATACTATAACCTAAATTCAAAAAAATCGTGTAAGCTTTTTCTCCATGAAAATAACCAACTTTAAACTTTTTATAAGCCATTTCTAACCAACATTTCAGCCTTATTTTTGTATAATTCCAACTCAAAAAATTATACAAAAATTATTATAAAAAAGGGTATAAAGTGGTCGAAAGATATGCTAGAAAAATTATGAGTGATAAATGGAGTATGCAAGCTAAATACGACGCTTGGCTAAAGGTAGAGCTTGCAGCTGTAAAAGCATGGAACAAACTAGGCTTTATACCAAATAGCGATTGTGATAAAATTTGTAAAAATGCTAAATTTGACATAGCTCGTATAGATGAGATAGAAAAAACTACGAAACACGATGTAATCGCATTTTTAACTAGCGTAAGCGAAAGCTTAGGCGAAGAGAGCCGTTTTGTTCATTTTGGTATGACTAGTAGCGATTGTATCGATACTGCCGCCGCACTTCAGATAAAAGATAGCTTAGATCTTATACTACAAGATTTATCAAATTTAATGGATGCTCTCAAAACTCGCGCACAAGAGCATAAAAATACGCTTATGGTAGGTCGCAGTCACGGAATTCACGGTGAGCCGATAACATTTGGTTTAGTACTTGCTATATGGTATGACGAGATAAAAAGAGCTTATGAACTTCTAGAACATGCGAAAAAAACCATAAGCGTAGGTATGATAAGCGGCGCTATGGGAAACTTCGCTCACGCTCCACTTGAGCTTGAAGAGCTTGTTTGTGAGTATCTTGGTCTAAGCCCTGCTCCAGCGTCAAATCAAGTCATACAAAGAGATCGCTACGCTCAAGTGATATCGGCTCTAGCCATACTCGCTAGTAGTTGTGAGAAGATGGCAGTCGCTATAAGACACTATCAAAGAACCGAAGTTTATGAAGCCGAAGAGTACTTTAGCCCTGGACAAAAAGGCTCAAGCGCTATGCCTCATAAAAGAAATCCCGTTTTAAGCGAAAATGTAACCGGGCTTTGTAGAATGATCCGCTCATACGCTATCCCAGCTATGGAAAATGTCGCCCTTTGGCATGAAAGAGATATTAGCCACTCAAGTGTAGAGAGATTTATCTTGCCTGATGCCTTTATCACAACTGATTTTATGCTAAATCGTCTTACAAATTTAATCTCAAATTTAGTAGTATATCCCGAAAATATGATGAAAAATTTAAACCTAACTGGCGGACTTGTATTTTCTCAACGCGTCTTGCTTGAGCTACCAAAACGAAATGTTAGTCGAGAAGATGCCTACAAAATCGTCCAAAGAAATGCTATGAAAGTTTGGGCCGATTTGCAAGAAGGTAAAAAAGCTATAGATGAAAACGGACATAGTCTATTTTTACAAAATTTACTAAACGATAGTGATTTAAGAGAAAAATTAAACGAAAATGAGATAAAAGAGTGCTTTGACTATAGCTACTATACAAAAAACGTAGATGGAATATTTAAAAGAGTATTTAAAAACACTAAATAATAAAGATGAATTTATAAACCAAATTTAGCTTTATTGATAATCAAATTTAAAAGGTCAAATATATAAATGAAAGTCATAAAACGTAACGGAAGAACAGAGGAATTAGATATTTCAAAGATTAAAAAATACACAAGCGAAGCGGTAGATGGCTTGGATAATGTAAGCCTTAGTGAGCTTGAGGTTGATGCGAAAATTCAATTTCGTGATAATATAACAACTGAAGAGATCCAACAAACTCTCATAAAAACAGCAGTTGATAAGATAGACATTGATCGCCCAAACTGGACATTTGTCGCAGCAAGACTATTTTTATATGATTTGTATCACAAAACAACCGGATTTAGTGGATACAACTCGCTCAAAGAGTATTTTGAAAAAGGCGAACAAAACGGACGCATACTTCTTGGTCTAAAAGAAAAGTATGATCTTGATGATCTAAACGCATATATAAAGCCTGAACGCGACTTACAATTTACCTATCTTGGCATAAAAACGCTTTATGATAGATATCTTATAAAAGATAAAAATGGCAAACCTATCGAGCTACCTCAGCAAATGTTTATGGCGATCGCTATGTTTTTAGCTCAAAATGAGCTTGACTCTCAAGGCTGGGCAAAGAAATTTTACGATTTGATAAGTAAATTTGAAGTGATGCTAGCAACTCCAACCTTAAGCAATGCTAGAACCACAAGGCACCAACTCTCAAGCTGCTATGTCGGAAGCACTCCTGATAATATCGAAGGAATTTTTGATAGCTATAAAGAGATGGCTCTGCTTTCTAAATTTGGTGGCGGCATCGGCTGGGACTGGTGCAAAG
The sequence above is a segment of the Campylobacter hyointestinalis subsp. lawsonii genome. Coding sequences within it:
- the purB gene encoding adenylosuccinate lyase, coding for MVERYARKIMSDKWSMQAKYDAWLKVELAAVKAWNKLGFIPNSDCDKICKNAKFDIARIDEIEKTTKHDVIAFLTSVSESLGEESRFVHFGMTSSDCIDTAAALQIKDSLDLILQDLSNLMDALKTRAQEHKNTLMVGRSHGIHGEPITFGLVLAIWYDEIKRAYELLEHAKKTISVGMISGAMGNFAHAPLELEELVCEYLGLSPAPASNQVIQRDRYAQVISALAILASSCEKMAVAIRHYQRTEVYEAEEYFSPGQKGSSAMPHKRNPVLSENVTGLCRMIRSYAIPAMENVALWHERDISHSSVERFILPDAFITTDFMLNRLTNLISNLVVYPENMMKNLNLTGGLVFSQRVLLELPKRNVSREDAYKIVQRNAMKVWADLQEGKKAIDENGHSLFLQNLLNDSDLREKLNENEIKECFDYSYYTKNVDGIFKRVFKNTK